TACAAAACTATCAACACTTTTTGCTTTTTCACTTTAAACTACAAAAGGATATATGTTTGAAAAAGGCGCCTCATTCGAGGCGCCTTCAGTCATTGTATTTTAGTCTTAAATCTGTGGTTTCAGACTAGAATAGTCCTACTATCTCTCCAGACTCAAGTACGTCCATTCTCTCCGCTGCTGGTACCTTTGGAAGTCCTGGCATTCTCATTATGTCTCCTGTAAGAGCTACTATGAATCCTGCTCCTGCTGCAAGCTCTAGTCCTCTTATTG
This Andreesenia angusta DNA region includes the following protein-coding sequences:
- a CDS encoding formate--tetrahydrofolate ligase, coding for IRGLELAAGAGFIVALTGDIMRMPGLPKVPAAERMDVLESGEIVGLF